The genomic window gtacataatgatatgtactGTGTCAATCAACAAAAATGATGTGAGTAATAATGATAAACCAACACGAATTTTCAGGCAATGAATCATAAGAATTAAAAAGAAATATGTACTGCAGTTTTTACCAGTACATATGGATTTTTCTTTCATATTAGTTGTATAATCAACAAGGTTATACATAAGAAAACGAAGTAACAAGAACATGGTGATATGTACTGACGAATACGTACTTTCAACAATATATGTAATCTATTTGAGAACACTGCATATTGATTTGCACTAATACATATTCGTATTAATATGTCCTCAAGCTTTTAACTCTAGTACAAAGTAACCTATATTTATCAGATATAGCATGAACTTAAAATTTAAGAATAAACTACTGCATAAATCAGCAAAATCATATGAGTAATAATGATAAACCACCACAAATTTTCAGGCAATGAATCATCAAAATTACGAAGAATCACTGAGAGGAACAAAACAGATTCAATATAAGGATCGAGAGGATGCATTATATACACAACACAACTTAACAACAGATGCATTACAATTTAAAGTGAAAAAAGTACCACGTTTCAAGATTGACCATGTTTCTCATTTCTTTCCATGTGTTGGTCCTCTAGACATAAAATCCACAACTTCTGAACCTAGAAAACAGTTGGTAAAGCttcacattttcattttcataaaagtatccttttcattttcataaacacataTAACATGTTTTTTGTTGGTATATAAGCATCTAGGTACAAGGGTTTATCCAGTACATATAGATATGTAAGCATAAACCAGAATTTTTGCATACATGATGGTATGTACTGCATCTAAAAATTACTCTTTCCCTAAGTACATATCATGATAAACTGGTGCATCTAAAAATCACACTTTTTCAAGCATGAACTAATGGTTCATATAGTACGTATCAGTACATAATTAAGCTCAAGAATTAAGCATTAAGCATTAAGAGTAATATTGATATGTAATTCAAGTAACACAACAATGATATGACAGATTTTCTTACACCGATGGTCTGCTGCGTAACAAAGATCGTATAGTTATGCCATCAACCTCTGCATGTATGAGCAATCACTACATATTCATatcaaacacaacaaaatataACAGATTTTCCACATTTTGCAAATCTACCAACactacatattggtatgtagtCTAAAGATTTTGAATAGATGTTTACCTTTTTTCAAGGGTACAATTGATTTCTTTCCTTTTGCTTCTGTTGAAGGAGTATCGTAGTttttgttggtgaaggagtaacagATTCAATAGATTTTGTCATACTTCTTACTGTTGGTGAATTTGCAGTGGGTTTTTCTTTGGTTTTTGCTGTTGGTGAATCGACGGTAGTTTCTTTTGGGTTTTTGCTGGTGAAGAAGTTTCTTCTATAATTACTTCTCTAATTGTTCGTTTAATCTCCCTTTTGGTAATCATTTTAGggttgttgatgaagaagattaGAGTTAGGGTTGTTGataatgaagttagggtttgctgAAGAAGATTGATCGATTTTTAGAGATGATTTTTTTATTGGTGTTGAttttattgttgatgttgttgattgtGAAGAAGGAAGAAGGAGTTTCATCTGTCGTCTGTAGATgaaaacgatgagaagaagaatgaagaagggtAGTTAAGTACTTTTaagtttttaaaacttttttggacctccagttattttattttttaccaCTGGACTACAGattaacccgggtcgggttttctggactaaacatGAAATTCCTCGTATTTTTCACTTATAAAATTTGGGTAGTCCCATCGGACTTGCTCTTACGAACCTCGGGGCTGTTTTCTTGTGTACGTATCAGGCGACCCCATAAGGGCTACCTATTAGTGTCCGGTGCCTATAGAAGAATTTTTCGTGATCCCTATTCCCCTGAATCTATCTATAAATAGTGCTTTACTCTTCCTTTCTTTCACTCTTTCCGCCTCCATCCATCCACAGTGAGAAGACAGGAGATCTAGAGATAGAGAAAGGGCTCTTCTGCTTCTTTTCTGTCTGTTGGTTTGGAGTTTGGTCTTTGGGATAGTGTTGTCTTGTGTTTGGATTCGGTTGACCTTTGTAGAGCGTTTCAGATTTGATTGAGCGATGTCTAGATGTTATCCATACCCACCGCCTTTTCTTCTTGAATCtgaaataagaaagaagaaggatGATGAAAAATCACTCTTCTTAACGGTGAAAGCTGAATCCATTAAGAAGGTTTGTTTagagttttttagatttttttttgtatatttttttttgtataaatctGAACACTGTTAATGTTCTAACCCtcaaaggcaaaaaaaaaaaaaagaaaaaaaaaagaaaagaaaaagaacacaGATGAGATGTATGTAAGAAATCAATTCCATTGTTTTATTGTAACTTGTAATTAATTGTGATTAATCTTTGTGTgtttattttattaaatattattTGTGCCAAAATGCCGTTTACTAGCAATCTAGCTAGCTTGATTCAGGGTTTTTGCCTAACTGAATTAgtatccttatttgtttaacAATTCTAGGATGAGTTACAGCCATTGGGTGTTGTAATATGCCTAGAAATACTCGATGCTACCGACACTTGTTCAGGGCATGAGAAACAATTGGTTAGATTCGGAGGCATACTTGAGTATGCTTATGGCCTCTTTTGCGGTCTTTAGGTTTTCTTAACTAATATATTCGACCCCGTTAAACAAAACTTAGCAGAATGCTGATGACACGAAGCTGTTTTGATTATCTGAGCATATCATTTAACAACTGAATTGATATGGAGTTGCACATCACATTGTGTTGCATGCTATTGAATATGTGTTCAATATATGCCTCGTGGGTGGTTCTTGGTTGTGTTTTTCATCTCCCTTAGTTTTCATCTTTGAAAATTGATGGTTGCTCTGGTGATTTGACTCTCCAGAGAGAGGAGACAGATaaagagaggaagaaagaaaagaagagggagaagagagaaaagaaggagaaaaagaagaaagtgcAAAACATCAGGGTAAACAGTGAGTTTGAGAATAAGGAACACACTCACAAGGAGAGGTGCAAAGATGAAGGGAGTAAGATAGACCATAGTGGAGGCAACCATCCaacgagaagagaagatgaagaggaggAGGTGGAGAAAAGCGGCCTTACTGAAGAGCACGACCAACCTGCTAGCCTTCAGAATCTCGGCGACATTTCTGATAGCTCCCAGGACAGCAGAAAAAGGAAAAGGACGCATATACCAGTGCCTACCTCGTCCTCCAATGGCTGCCACAACCTTGGTGAGTGTGTGTACGTTTTTGTATTTTGGGAGAAGGCTCTCCTACTGCTTGTTGCCCGTGCCTGTTATGCTTCTTATATGTGCTCTGACATTCTATCAAAAACTCTATCGGTTGATTGAATGAAGGGAATGTGCTTCGGTTCCGCTTGTTGCTGTCTAAAAACAAGGATAACAAGAACCAGGTAGTGGTACTACCGGCATCCAGCAAGGTTGAAAAGTCTTCTTGTTGTACTTCTGAAAGACCTGAGGGAGTTGTGCAAAATGGGATTGATGATAACAACTCGTGTAGATCAGTCTCGTCACAGCTGTGTTCTACCTcaggaacaactgagattttaCTAACAAAACACAAAGGCACTGAAACAGCTGCTATGGCAAGAACCAATTGCTTTGATGAGAGTTGCTTTCTTGATACAGTGGAGGTTACACAGTACAGAAATTTAATTGAGAACTGGGCTCCTCCTTCCCAGAGTCTGGCAGTGTGCTGCACTGACTTGGATGATCAAGATTGGCTATTTGGTTCAAAACAAACAGCGCACGACAGACACAAACTAGCCTCATCAAAAAGGGTTAAAGGTGTTGAGGAGAAGCCTATGGTATCACCAGGACTGTGGCCATGTGCTTGTTACCTGGCTGATGCTGATATATATGCTTTACCTTATACTATCCCATACTAAAAATTGTTATAGAATAACTAATTGTGTCTAATTCATTTTTCATGTCCTGGCTGCTGTGTACTGCCCAATTCTGTAGCCAAGTATTTTGGCTACTTTTCTGGGATCATTTACTTACCATGATTCTTTTATTAAGTTAATAGGATTGGGAAGAAGTTAGTCGGATATAAAGAAAATGGTGGGTGATCAGTCCCAAATATTGCTCACGATGTTTCCATGATGTATTCGTTTCACAGGAAAGAAATCAATTCATTGTTGTTTTCGTATTATTGAAAGCAATAGTAACTATAATGAGTTTAAATCATGTTGCTTCGTCGCAGGACCAAGTTAACATGATGGTACACTTTTTGCATGAACAACAGAAACAAAAGCAGAAAATCATTTGGTTTTCCCAGTGAAAACTATCTCACTAGGAGATGGGTATATTGATTAGAAGGATGCTTTCAATTAGGTAAATAAAATTTAAGAACAAATTTAAAAAGCTTTAAAGCTAGACTGGATAAAGTCATTATTTCTTTGTTGGCTGCTGCTGCTGAAAGGAGTTCAATAAACATGACATGCTTATCGACTTTCAACCCATCATCGCATATTTTTGAGTCCAGTTTCTTGCAGTGGAATCGTATCGCAGTTTGTCGGTCTTGCACATGTGTGCAATTTCAGGAACAAGCGGGTCATCAGGGTTCGGATCCGTCAGAAGTGAGCATATGGAGAGAAGAACCTTCGAAATAGTGAGAGCCGGACTCCACTGCTCCTTTAGTATGTCCAAGCATATGTTTCCGTTGCTGTTGATGTTTGGATGAAACACCTTTGTCCTGAAGGCAGCCTGCAGTATGTATCCGTGAAGTATGCCATCAATATACAGATCAATCAACAAATGTATATGCAGAGAGATTTTGTGAAAGACAAGTAGTCGTTACCAAGTGTCTATATACAGGTAAGGATATAGAAGATGGAGAGACTCGAGTACCTTAGGAGGCTTGAAAGGGTAATCGGGAGGGAAGTAGATGGTTACAAGGAAAACGCCACCGGAGTAAGGGCTGTCATTAGGGCCGATGATGGTTGCTTGCCAGTGAAACATGTCATCTGCAACTGGACCTGCACTGCATGAAGTAGGTGGATCTCTCTGCAAATCTTTGAGCTCCTTGATTATTCTCTTTGAAGCCATTAGTCGAGATGCTGGTAGTTTATAATTGCTAGCTTGAGTTCTCTACAAA from Papaver somniferum cultivar HN1 unplaced genomic scaffold, ASM357369v1 unplaced-scaffold_118, whole genome shotgun sequence includes these protein-coding regions:
- the LOC113330650 gene encoding uncharacterized protein DDB_G0284459-like, with translation MSRCYPYPPPFLLESEIRKKKDDEKSLFLTVKAESIKKREETDKERKKEKKREKREKKEKKKKVQNIRVNSEFENKEHTHKERCKDEGSKIDHSGGNHPTRREDEEEEVEKSGLTEEHDQPASLQNLGDISDSSQDSRKRKRTHIPVPTSSSNGCHNLGNVLRFRLLLSKNKDNKNQVVVLPASSKVEKSSCCTSERPEGVVQNGIDDNNSCRSVSSQLCSTSGTTEILLTKHKGTETAAMARTNCFDESCFLDTVEVTQYRNLIENWAPPSQSLAVCCTDLDDQDWLFGSKQTAHDRHKLASSKRVKGVEEKPMVSPGLWPCACYLADADIYALPYTIPY
- the LOC113330652 gene encoding ubiquitin-conjugating enzyme E2 28-like, with translation MASKRIIKELKDLQRDPPTSCSAGPVADDMFHWQATIIGPNDSPYSGGVFLVTIYFPPDYPFKPPKAAFRTKVFHPNINSNGNICLDILKEQWSPALTISKVLLSICSLLTDPNPDDPLVPEIAHMCKTDKLRYDSTARNWTQKYAMMG